A region from the Clostridia bacterium genome encodes:
- a CDS encoding ImmA/IrrE family metallo-endopeptidase has protein sequence MREYIFKEVCRLKSKYKTSDPFSICRELGIDVRERADFKTLKGFYCVMNRGRFIVINENLNEHDKRIVCAHELGHDRLHRDIAAASVLRDFSLYEMTSKPEYQANLFAAEMLISDADVMTLAGSGMDYFSMCRTLSYAPDLVAFKLFSMIQRGHALTLPQNVNSRFLGK, from the coding sequence TATATTTTCAAAGAGGTCTGCCGTCTTAAATCAAAATACAAGACAAGCGACCCCTTTTCAATATGCCGTGAGCTGGGTATCGACGTGCGTGAGCGGGCGGATTTTAAAACGCTCAAGGGCTTTTACTGCGTTATGAACCGCGGGCGCTTTATAGTGATAAACGAAAATTTAAACGAGCATGACAAGCGCATAGTATGCGCGCACGAGCTGGGTCACGACCGCCTGCACCGCGATATTGCCGCCGCATCCGTACTGCGCGACTTTTCGCTTTATGAGATGACGTCGAAGCCCGAATATCAGGCCAATCTTTTCGCCGCCGAGATGCTTATATCCGATGCGGATGTGATGACGCTTGCGGGAAGCGGTATGGACTACTTTTCCATGTGCCGCACGCTCTCTTACGCGCCTGATCTTGTGGCGTTCAAGCTGTTTTCTATGATACAGCGCGGTCACGCGCTCACGCTGCCGCAGAACGTAAACAGCCGTTTTTTGGGAAAGTAA